AAAGTGCTATACTCAATTAAAATGATACTTATATAGGGTTGAATACGTTCATGACCTCCACATACAGCTTTTTACCCTaaacaattggaaaaattaaaaccttttgTGCATATctttgtatatagatatattccTTGCTGAAAAACTGCCCAATCTTTAACCTTTGCTTCTACTAACGTTTTGTATCTCATTCATATTGtcctacaatataaaaatttacagcCTACATGGTTAGGAGCCGCTATCAACGCAATGGGGTGAAATCTTTggtatttgacaaaataattgatttcattAGCATTATTTGGTGGGTATATCGATGAAGcggaaaaaatgaagataaggAGCAAAATCCtcagaaagtaaaataaaactatCATTGGTCTAGATAGTTGGGTATTATAAAGGGAATATTAAATACAAGctttggttttttataaatacttacatataaattgaaatataattactatatttatgtcaaatcaagttttgtacaaatttgtattgtacttgatattatatttactcaaaGCTGTGATACTCGAGTCTGAACTCGAATTCACCATGAAttggaaacaaaaattacttcTCCGACATGACTTGTACTCAGAAAAAGTGGATTCAAATACAGGTTTGAGTATAAATCAATTGAATATCACAGTACAACATATATGTAGAATTCACAAAAGAGCATCAGACGATAAGTCAATTGTTTATtggtaaaaatgaaattataaaaaaaagtgataactTACTGTAAAGTCTGAACCCAAATGACATAAGGtcaatgattataatattttacaaaaactaattcaatttttagaggatttttgtttagtttaattcattttcatctatgatttaatatatctaataaagTTTCGATGGAAATTTACTTCCACAAAATAAACTTGATGTCAAAAAGCAATCAGTGGTGTTGCCTTTTTTCACACCACGCcctacaataataaatatttagataggGTCTGCGTCAATGTTTTGTCCTTTTTAAGTGTGTATAAATACTCAAAGCATCCAGTATCAAAGTATTAGTTTTCTAACTCTAATTCAATCAACATGAAGGTAAGTAACGAATAAGAATCAAATCCACAAATGTGAACCTTGAATTCACCATTACTTTCTTCTTCATTACAGTCCTTTATTGCTTTGTCTGCTCTTTTGGCCATTGCCTTTGCTGACCACCCAGCACCCGCTCCCTACCACCCAGCCCCTGCTCCTTATCACCCTGCTCCAGCCTACAAACCCGCCCCTTACCACCCAGCTCCTTCCTACAAGGAAGATCCAGCAGTCTACCAATACCAATATGCCGTCAGTGATGAATATGCTGGACTCAACTTTGGAGCTGATGAGGCCCGTGATGGATACTCCACCCAAGGAAAGTACTCTGTTGCCCTTCCCGACGGTCGCATCCAAACTGTGTCCTACAACGTTGCTGATGCTTACTCTGGTTATGTTGCTGACGTTACTTACTCTGGAGAGCCCAAATACGCTCCTTACAAGCCTGCTCCAGCTCCCTACAAGCCAGCTCCCGTCTACCACGCTGCCCCAGCTCCATACCATCCTGCTCCAGCTCCCTACAAGCCTGCTCCCGTCTACCACCCAGCTCCAGCTCCCTACAAGCCAGCTCCAATCTATCACGCTTAAGCTTCAttctgatattatttatttatttatgcagaATAAACCTATTAGAAACTTATTTAAACgctaaattcatttttgagtagatataaattatttcttgtttagCATAGGAGTATTAGCCTATTGACTGTTTTCCACTGTTTATTTGTAGAAACATATCTTGGTCTGACATGCTGCCATTATTTATTGCACAAAAATTGCTATTTGTGAAAGAATATTCCATGTACAATCATTAGAATATTGTTAACCCCTtgtaatagaatatttttgtttttgtattatttgtcGACTTAAGAtaaacaataattgaattttcaaattatcaacatattaaaatattcaaactatGTAGGATATTAGTGACATGATTAAATCGAAGTTGTCTGGATTTGGTGTCTAATTGAGCAATCATGAGCATATTTGCAATGAGTTGCAAAGGAAGTTACATTATTTAAACACACAACTCCCAATCACTCACCGAATAAGGGTTTTACttgactttttctaaaaatttaagaatgttTCAAGATTggatataagtataaaattgacGAACATGCTGCATATTGGTCAATTGACTCAAGCAAGTCTTGTTGAGATATAAGGCTGCGTAAttagaaacaaattaaaagtacttGGCATAAAGTAGTAGAGTAGATAAGTTTTGCGTAAGTAATGGAAGCCGTTGAATTTCCTAAAAAGTTGTCGTTTGTCGTAAGTTTTACTTACAAAAACGAATAGACTTGTTTAACTATggttttcgaataaaaaaatatatgattaatatgtctatctatcattttttattattactacttCATATTGGATCATAATAATGCTAGAGTGTTaccattaaaacattaaatttgaagGACATTAGGAAGAAatgggttaaataaatttaaaattcatagtagattatttatatctattaagtACATTTTGTATCACTTCTTGACAATTGCCTTATTCTCGGATGATTCTtctgttaattatatttgttgtacTGTACTATTCATTTGTTTTAGACTAATTTAAATACTCTTTGTAAGGCATTAAGCAACCAAGATATGTATAAAGTTAATTGATGTTGATATTTGCAGTTCAAGATCATAAATGTTCCAACTaagattaaataagaaattttactCACCAGGTGTCGATATCAGCTGGAACCAAATGAGCACTTCTTCGatatactttgatttcaatgcaaaataatgTCATCAAAAACTGACATTACCCGTTGTTATTTATAGTAGaggatttaattaaacataaaataaaaatatcatatgtgAAAAGTTTTAGTATCAAATGGCAGATTTTGATAAACTTTGAACAGGGATGTCTTTGAACCAATTGTGTTGTTTCGTAAATAACAGATGAATAGCGTATATCTTTGGAATTGTTAtctccaataataaaaatttatagtcaAGTTCAGATGAACTAATCATCTTTTCAGTGTTAATATGCATtacttaatgaataaataactgtATGTACGATGTTTCTCAAAATACATAGTAAAAGTATCAAAGAGCATACTTGCAACCATTTTGTATgattaaggaagaaaaaaatatgcctTTGATTTGATGTAACAAATGCAAGCTTTCATATAAACATGTGACTATCGCAGAACATTAAAAATGTACAGAATTGCAGATAAAAAGTAAGTTTAAAGATATGCTCAAAATTActacttaattaaaaatgctcaactttaagagaaaaaataatagtgattggaattgaaattatatttctagaaatgagtttatttttcaatgcaaTCTCCTAATTTTTAAGTGtcaatatatctataataatttttttaatctgtattCATATCATACAtgtgtcatatatatatatatatacagataattgAATAAATGGTTCTTAAAAACGCGAATGATAGATTCTTGAACCTTTTACATAAGATGTGACATAGGCCTTCACCTGCAGtggtttttttgtatatcatacGGAAATAAGATCATAATACTAATATAGTTCCGATTAAAATGTtggattaagtataaataaaacctatttatttcatgttttaaaagaaaatatagaaaaataaattttgtttatttacggGAATTATTCGACCGCGTACTTGTATATACACGGTCAGTACGTTCATATGAGAGcctctaatttaatttttattcttacccATATTTAGATACCAAAGTATTAATGCTGAAATGTGAATGTAAGGGTTCCTTGAAAGTAATGGGTTAGGACAaatgacaataaattttcaCCGGTAATACTTGATTCAAGATATAAAGAGGTTGCCCTCTTTTTAAttcgattatttaaattttaaatcattatgtaaaaaatttcgTCTTAATTTAATAACGCATACAATTTGACAAGCtgaattaaagtaatataaaaactaaaaacataAGTCTAATTTGTAGTGTCACtagaaacaaaatgaaaaaaataatgctagagttgatattttaataagatgATAAATCACATTACAtgaaattatctaaaatttgaaatcaaccaaaatataattttttgatctgAATCCAAAAGATATATTAGGTAATAGtaaattttcttctatatataaaacttgtttcAACAACCCCAGTGTTGTCTTTTTTCCCTCCACGcccttaaataataaatatttaggaagGACCTGcgtcaatagtttttttttttttttttgaaatgcgTATAAATACTCAATGCATGTAGGAAGAAGATATTAGTTCTCTAACTccaattatatcaaaatgaagGTAAGTAACAAATGAAAACCAAATCGTCAAATATGGACCTCTGAATTAACCAACTTTTCCTTCTTCATTACAGTCCTTTATTGCTTTGTCTACTCTCTTGGCTGTTGCCTTTGCTGCCCACCCAGCACCTGCTCCATACCACCCAGCCCCTTATCACCCTGCTCCAGCCTACAAACCCGCTCCTTACCACCCAGCTCCTTCCTACAAGGAAGATCCAGCAGTCTACCAATACCAATATGCCGTCAGTGATGAATATGCTGGACTCAACTTTGGAGCTGATGAGGCCCGTGATGGATACTCCACCCAAGGAAAGTACTCTGTTGCCCTTCCCGACGGTCGCATCCAAACTGTGTCCTACAACGTTGCTGATGCTTACTCTGGCTATGTTGCTGATGTTACCTACTCTGGAGAGCCCAAATACGCTCCTTACAAGCCTGCTCCAGCTCCCTACAAGCCAGCTCCCGTTTACCACGCTGCCCCAGCTCCATACCATCCTGCCCCAGCTCCCTACAAGCCTGCTCCCGTCTACCACCCTGCTCCCGTCTATCAcgcttaatttttttacatgatcttagcttatttatttatttaaatatagttttaaaatctaattatattttgtttctttgaatttttttttttaatgttccttttattgaTTGTCCACTGAGCTTCGTCGTTCCGTCATGAGAACTTTTAAGTTATTTGATGAGGGGTCATAGGTCTTCTTTGTCCCTAATGtcaattttaattacaatttattacgTGTACTTGAATTTAACCTGAAGgaacaaaagttaattttttaagcaattgtggttcaaaattttgatttttttctagttaCACCAAACTTATTGCAGTTTAATATATTGTCTCACggaacattaatatttattctttttcaaaatatggttaattacttttagaataataagaaaggttaaaaatttatatttaaacacttGAGGTAAAAATAAGAGGGAAAAACTTACAgaattttttaccatttattttttaaaatttaaacaagaaacacgttatttattatatttaatatagaaattatacattataactATTGATAGGATTTTTGGAGAGTGTGAAGAGAAAGCTAGAGTGAACATGTTGAATTATAGACCTTGTTAAAATCAACTGTCTGTTAAATGATTTTGCATgtcaaaatgaataatgaacGTTTCTctggataacttttttttttcgaaatagtGGAAAATATGATGTTTATTTGCTAGTTAGATATACCCTTTCATCTAATAATTATCTTTCTCGAGATCCAGATACTTAATTAACCATAACAAGATGTGGATTAAGGGACTTCAAAGATACTGTTTTGCTTCAGCCAATTCAGTCATTCGTCATCTCATCGTGccgaaaaaatgcaaaaaaatcattttagtatGTACAATGCTGTATTGCTATTCATGACATGTAATGAATGTTGATGTTCTTACATGTTTTACTgcattaacctttttttatatgtagatattatgacaattaatttACACATTGCGaataagacattttatttttcatgcaatttacataatacataatttgtatGAATAGAATGCAATTGATTAAAGATGTCAAACTCTTTCTCTCTTATATCAAGTATAGTTTTcccaatatttatatcaaactcTCAAATTGATAGCTATAACTCAGCAccctttttccattttaaaataaacaaactacatcaaataattttttgcttttttcttaattattaaatattaatcaaagaaataatatgcattattgatcatatttttagattatttaacAAGTATTTTAAATCTATGTAAGTACTGTATacctacatcaaaaatataattacattcaaAGACCTTTACTGAGAATTCAAATCCTAACTTGTTGAAAGGGATTTCTGGGGAAAagaaataggtatatataaaaaaatacatctttaagtttgtttcttcaattttttgtttttatgtaattaatcgtgcttacatatattatttatattggaagcatttctttatatatttatttatcaatgatacATAACTGTAAAGATAGCTTCGAATAAAGACAAGCtgattaaacaaattattattttattctttcaaccTCCACAAATCAACACtatgaaaaagttagataaCCACATCTAGATGTGTACATTATAACTGATCAGCTAATAAGTTTAAAACAAATTCTATAATACTCGTatgacataatattataatctttactCATTCTGAATATATAATGGAATTCAACATTCAAGCTTAGGATGAAGCATGTAAAAAAGGTCAAGTTGATGTATTGCaaataaatcattcaataaatacttttaaacaaCCAATGTAGTTCACAAACTAAATATTGAAAACAGATTAATTATCAATCATGACACTAATTGCTTTTCTTGCAAGTCATATCAAATTTAAAGGTGAATAAAGAAATCAAGTCTAcatttcatttagaaaaaactgCTCATAGGtcgacaaaatataattatctacttCCTAAGAGTAAAATCAAATAGaggaaatacattttctttcaaCAGTCTACGATAGTATTGACTTGTTTCACACCACGCCCTAGAAAACACTGTCTGCTTCAAtcgttttttatgaataaaaatgcgTACATATCAATACACAAAGCATCCAGAATCAagacattagttttttttattcaaattcaatcaaCATGTAGGTAATTAACAAATGGAAATCAAATCTTAAAGGTGtaacataagtattttttttttttatagtcctTTATTGCCTTATCTGCTCT
The genomic region above belongs to Lepeophtheirus salmonis chromosome 8, UVic_Lsal_1.4, whole genome shotgun sequence and contains:
- the LOC139906175 gene encoding uncharacterized protein, whose amino-acid sequence is MKSFIALSALLAIAFADHPAPAPYHPAPAPYHPAPAYKPAPYHPAPSYKEDPAVYQYQYAVSDEYAGLNFGADEARDGYSTQGKYSVALPDGRIQTVSYNVADAYSGYVADVTYSGEPKYAPYKPAPAPYKPAPVYHAAPAPYHPAPAPYKPAPVYHPAPAPYKPAPIYHA
- the LOC121122454 gene encoding uncharacterized protein, translated to MKSFIALSTLLAVAFAAHPAPAPYHPAPYHPAPAYKPAPYHPAPSYKEDPAVYQYQYAVSDEYAGLNFGADEARDGYSTQGKYSVALPDGRIQTVSYNVADAYSGYVADVTYSGEPKYAPYKPAPAPYKPAPVYHAAPAPYHPAPAPYKPAPVYHPAPVYHA